The Terriglobus roseus region GCCCTTGCGCCCGCCTGCGGAAATGATCTGTTCCAGCTCTTCTTCGCTGGTGCGGCCAACGGTCATCCGCGTGCCGTCGTAAAGAAGAATGTCCAACTCTTCAATGTTGTCGACGGTTTTGCCGCCCATCAGCGCATGCACGCCGCAGGAGTTATTGCCGATCATGCCGCCCAGCGTGCAGCGCGAGTGTGTTGCTGGATCCGGTGCGAAGGTGAGTTCGTGTTTCTCTGCTTCATCGCGCAGTGCATCCAGCACAATGCCGGGCTGCACCTGTGCCATGCGTCCGTCGGGATCAAGCGAGACGATGTGGTTCAGGTATTTGGAGAAATCCATGACCACGGCCACGTTGCAACATTGGCCGGCAAGGCTGGTCCCCCCACCGCGTGACAGGACCGGCGCGCCAAAGGCTCTGCAAGCAGCAACCGTTGCGATCACATCTTCAATTGTCTTAGGAATGACGAGGCCGATGGGCACTTGGCGATAGTTCGAAGCATCCGTGGCGTACAGCGCACGCGAGGCTTCGTCAAACCGCACCTCACCTTGTACCGTCGCGCGCAGACGTTGTTCTAATCGCGCGGCATCAGAGAATCGCTCATGGGGATGAGGGACAGAGGGCGTTTGTTGAAGGATGGGAAATGGCGAGGTGGTGCTCATGATGTCGGCAGCGAACTCCCTGCTGCCATCCTACCGCTCGCACCGTGCATGGCCAATTGTCCGTGCCACCCGCTATAGTTCTGATGCCTGCACGCAGTCCACCCGGAGGAACTCCAGCCAGCATGATCACATCGCGACAGACGCGGATCCGTTACCTGATTGTGTTGATGCTCTTCCTCGCCAGTTCGTTTAGTTACGGCGACCGTGTGGTGCTGTCGATTGTGGGCGTGGCACTGAGTAAGGATCTCCACCTGAATGCACTGAAGCTGGGTTATCTGCTGTCTGCGTTCAGTTGGGCGTATGTGGTGATGCAGTTGCCGGCGGGCAGCCTGCTGGATCGCTATGGGTCGAAGCGCGTATATGGCTACAGCATCGTGGGCTGGTCCATCTGCGCGCTCGCAGCGGGCTTTGTGGGATATCTTCCAGTTGCGATTGCGTTTGGCGCGTTGTTCTTTCTGCGGCTGTTCTCGGGAGCAGTGCAGTCGCCCATTTTCCCCGGCAATGGACGTATCGTGGCCGCCTGGTTTCCTGCCGCGGAACGGGGCCGTGCTTCGGCGATTTTTAATTCGTCACAGTATTTTGCGTTGGTGTTTTTTGGGCCGCTGATGGGATGGCTGGTGACCAAGCGCAACTGGGAGGCGTGCTTCTGGCTCGGCGGTGTGATGAGCCTGCTGCTGAGTGCCCTGTGGTTTCGCGCGGTGTACAGCGTGAAAGAGCATCCGCGCATCAGTCAGGCTGAGATTGAGCACATCGAAGTGGGTGGCGGATTGGCGTCCATGGATTCCGGCACAGCGAAGCGTGCGTCCACGCTGACGTGGTCGGGTGTGAAGCTGCTGCTGAGTCATCGAATGTTGGTTGGCATTTACATAGGCCAGTACTGCATTACGGCGTTGACGTGGTTCTTCCTTACATGGTTCCCCATCTATCTGAGCCAGGCACGGCACATGTCTATGCAGAAGGTTGGGTTTCTAGCAGCACTGCCAGCAATGTGTGGCGTGGTAGGCGGCATTCTTGGCGGCGTGGTCAGCGACATTTTGTTGCGCAAAACGAAGAGTG contains the following coding sequences:
- a CDS encoding MFS transporter, yielding MITSRQTRIRYLIVLMLFLASSFSYGDRVVLSIVGVALSKDLHLNALKLGYLLSAFSWAYVVMQLPAGSLLDRYGSKRVYGYSIVGWSICALAAGFVGYLPVAIAFGALFFLRLFSGAVQSPIFPGNGRIVAAWFPAAERGRASAIFNSSQYFALVFFGPLMGWLVTKRNWEACFWLGGVMSLLLSALWFRAVYSVKEHPRISQAEIEHIEVGGGLASMDSGTAKRASTLTWSGVKLLLSHRMLVGIYIGQYCITALTWFFLTWFPIYLSQARHMSMQKVGFLAALPAMCGVVGGILGGVVSDILLRKTKSATIARKTPIVAGMLCSLTMIGCNYTDSSTVVVALMALAFFGKGFGALGWTVISDVSPKNMIGLNGGLFNLIGNTAGITTPIIIGYIREKTGSFEMALVYVGFMALTAIISYLLIVGEIRRVEFTPEQLQGRAG